Proteins encoded together in one Verrucomicrobiia bacterium window:
- a CDS encoding DUF1573 domain-containing protein codes for MKRETLALAIWLGLAVAHGRAEGKPHIEFDKTVYDFGASSEGASITGKFSFRNAGDGVLNVQKPDPSCGCTVAQVQPDTLPPGAKGELVFTLDLTNARGAVEKHITVPSNDPAFPELLLTIKGQAKALYDFDPPMIFLDGVAAGQTSRAAVNVKRLDGKKLTITKVEPGTETLKVVIDKEDALHPQAARFGVEVAGTGVSGDFSDILSVYTDDPAKPAFLVPAAGRFLSSIVLAPQAVDWTIPDATHWPASTSKEAVIQKIIVTSNRSDKPLELGDIASTLEDLLVKVTELEKGRKFEVTLKLDNPLKESTRGRLTFETNYPEQPSLEVPLTIRVAAP; via the coding sequence ATGAAACGAGAAACCCTGGCATTGGCAATCTGGCTCGGTCTGGCGGTCGCCCATGGACGGGCAGAAGGCAAGCCGCATATTGAGTTCGACAAGACGGTCTACGATTTCGGCGCCAGCTCGGAAGGAGCGTCGATCACGGGTAAATTCTCGTTCCGAAACGCAGGAGATGGCGTTCTGAATGTGCAAAAACCCGATCCTTCGTGTGGTTGCACGGTTGCCCAGGTGCAGCCGGATACATTGCCCCCCGGCGCGAAGGGTGAGCTGGTCTTTACGTTGGATCTGACCAATGCCCGCGGCGCCGTCGAGAAACACATCACGGTCCCGAGCAACGACCCCGCATTTCCGGAGCTGCTTTTAACAATCAAGGGGCAGGCCAAGGCGTTGTACGATTTCGACCCGCCGATGATATTTCTTGATGGGGTTGCCGCTGGCCAAACGTCCCGCGCGGCTGTGAACGTCAAGCGTCTCGACGGCAAGAAACTCACGATCACAAAAGTCGAACCCGGCACAGAGACACTCAAGGTGGTAATCGACAAGGAAGACGCTTTGCATCCGCAGGCAGCCCGGTTTGGCGTCGAAGTCGCCGGCACCGGCGTGTCGGGAGATTTCTCCGACATTCTCAGCGTGTACACGGATGATCCGGCGAAACCTGCGTTCCTTGTCCCCGCGGCCGGGCGATTTCTCAGTTCGATCGTCCTTGCACCCCAGGCTGTGGATTGGACCATACCAGACGCCACTCACTGGCCCGCGTCGACCTCGAAAGAAGCTGTCATCCAAAAGATTATTGTCACCTCAAACCGGTCCGACAAGCCATTGGAACTGGGGGACATCGCCAGCACGTTGGAAGATTTGCTTGTGAAAGTAACGGAGCTTGAAAAAGGCCGCAAGTTTGAGGTGACGTTGAAGCTGGACAACCCTCTCAAGGAGTCAACGCGCGGCCGGCTCACGTTTGAGACAAATTATCCGGAACAACCATCCCTCGAGGTTCCGCTAACGATCAGAGTAGCCGCTCCCTGA
- a CDS encoding sigma-54 dependent transcriptional regulator, translated as MPKVLIIEDDKVMAATLKRFLEAEAFEGVEDYVVDLVDQADVGLARARSESFDIVITDLHLQGDFGSTDGLRIISELHAAKPQLPIILMTADSATRFAIEAIKLGAYEYVLKETQQFVANLLSAVTQAVDGYRRISEPVGFGHATTARHAIIGTSRVMQQVYKDIGRFAGSPVTVLVQGETGTGKELVARALQQHSSRKDQPFVTINCVAIPETLLESELFGHERGAFTGADVRRIGRFEQAHGGTIFLDEIGDMTSGTQAKLLRVLQEKSICRLGSNEVLPVDIRIIAATHRDLTAAIKENKFREDLYYRLNVAAIRLPPLRERPEDIPALLNHFIQRFATELGATVCGVRPEAIVALQQHPWPGNVRELENVVAKFMLLAHGQTITADIVHSALGERRQPPPSQDQTISQYVSDLLHRAARGDIKNVETALTWDVGYELYRQAIDLARGNQVRAARWLGVSRPTMRKKLALYGLLGNEGTGLPDESGNQKNHTAPHSG; from the coding sequence ATGCCCAAAGTTCTCATCATCGAAGATGACAAAGTGATGGCCGCCACGCTGAAGCGCTTCCTCGAAGCGGAAGCGTTCGAGGGCGTGGAAGACTACGTTGTCGACCTGGTTGACCAGGCCGATGTGGGCCTGGCGCGCGCGCGCAGCGAATCTTTCGATATCGTCATCACCGACCTGCATCTTCAGGGCGATTTCGGGTCCACCGACGGCCTGCGAATCATCAGTGAACTGCACGCTGCCAAACCGCAACTGCCGATTATCCTGATGACCGCCGACAGCGCGACCCGGTTCGCAATCGAGGCCATCAAACTTGGCGCGTATGAATATGTGCTCAAGGAAACGCAGCAGTTTGTCGCCAACCTGCTTTCTGCCGTCACGCAAGCGGTGGATGGTTACCGGCGGATCTCCGAGCCGGTCGGTTTCGGGCACGCCACAACTGCCAGGCATGCGATTATTGGCACCAGCCGCGTGATGCAGCAGGTTTACAAGGACATCGGGCGCTTCGCAGGGTCGCCGGTCACCGTCCTCGTGCAGGGGGAAACAGGTACCGGCAAGGAGCTTGTGGCGCGTGCGTTGCAGCAACACAGCTCCCGCAAAGACCAGCCGTTCGTCACCATCAACTGCGTGGCGATTCCAGAAACGTTGCTCGAAAGCGAACTCTTCGGGCACGAGCGCGGCGCGTTTACCGGCGCGGACGTGCGACGCATCGGGCGCTTCGAGCAAGCGCATGGCGGGACGATTTTTCTCGACGAAATCGGCGATATGACGTCGGGCACGCAGGCGAAACTGCTCCGTGTCTTGCAGGAAAAGTCCATTTGCCGGCTCGGCAGCAACGAGGTCCTGCCCGTGGACATCCGCATCATCGCCGCGACGCATCGCGACCTGACGGCGGCGATCAAGGAAAACAAATTTCGGGAAGATCTCTACTACCGCCTGAACGTCGCCGCGATCCGACTGCCGCCGCTCCGCGAGCGTCCGGAAGACATTCCGGCATTGTTGAACCATTTCATCCAGCGTTTTGCCACCGAATTGGGCGCTACGGTGTGCGGGGTTCGGCCGGAAGCCATCGTCGCCCTGCAACAGCACCCGTGGCCCGGCAATGTTCGCGAATTGGAAAACGTCGTGGCCAAATTTATGTTGCTGGCGCATGGCCAGACAATCACGGCGGACATCGTTCACAGCGCGCTCGGTGAACGCCGCCAGCCTCCGCCCTCACAGGACCAAACGATCTCGCAATACGTCAGCGATCTGCTGCACCGTGCCGCACGCGGTGACATAAAAAACGTTGAAACCGCGTTGACATGGGACGTCGGGTACGAACTGTACCGGCAAGCCATCGACCTCGCCCGCGGCAATCAGGTTCGGGCGGCCAGGTGGCTCGGGGTATCGCGCCCGACGATGCGGAAGAAGCTTGCCCTTTACGGACTACTGGGCAACGAGGGAACGGGCTTGCCGGATGAATCGGGAAACCAGAAGAATCACACGGCACCTCACTCAGGGTGA